CTTCTTATAATTACCGTAACCTCTTCAACGAAAAAACAAAATTCTTTCACCCGAAAGATAAAGATGGGAATTTTATTGAACCTTTTGATTATAAATTTTCGGGAGGAATGGGAGCAAGAGACTATTACGGCGAAAATAATGGTTGGACTTATCGTTGGGATGTTCAGCATAATATCCCGGATTTAATTGATTTGATGGGAGGTGACAAGCAATTTGTAAAAGAGCTAGACCGGACATTTACCGAATCGCTGGGACGTAGTAAGTATGGTTTTTATGCTCAGCTACCCGATCAAACCGGAAATGTAGGGCAGTTTACAATGGCTAACGAGCCTTCGTTGCATATTCCGTATTTGTACAATTATGCCGGTCAGCCATGGAAAACTCAGAAACTGATCCGAAAATTAATTAAAGAATGGTTCCGTAATGATTTAATGGGAGTTCCCGGAGATGAAGACGGTGGCGGAATGTCGGCTTTTGTTGTTTTTTCGGCAATGGGATTTTATCCGGTTACGCCCCGGCGTACCTACTTATACTTTAGGTAGCCCAATGTTTAACCACACAAAAATTAATTTAGAGAACGGAAATGTGTTTGAAATTGTCGCAGAAGGTGCGTCAGATGAAAAACAAATATATTCAGTGGGCTACGTTAAACGGCGAAGAATTAGATACATTATGGATTACCCACCAGGACATTGAAAGCGGTGGAAAACTGGTTTTGAAAATGGGGCCAAAAGCTAACCGGAACTGGGGAATTTAGAATTAATACAGATTATAATAAGGATGTACAAAACCATGAAACAATTTAGTGCTATTTTATTCGTAACAGGTTTATTTGCAGCACTTGTTGGTTGCAGTTTATCTGCCAATACCAAACAGGTATCACAACAAAATGAAGATGTAACTCAATCAGTCAATGTGTTTTTAGGATCTTCCGGAGATCACGGACAGATGTCTCCATCAGCTTCCTATCCGTTTAGCATGTTGAGTATTGGGCCGGTTACCAATCCGCATACACATACCGGTTATGAATATTATGCAAAAGAATTTCGTGGTTTTGTACATACCCACCTCGAAGGTGTTGGGTGTACCGGTTCAGGTGGAAATATTCTTATCAAGCCCATTTTAAATGGCAACGAACAAACAGAACTAACCAAAGAAAATCAACATGCAGAACCCGGTTATTACGAGGTAAACTTTACAAATGGGATTAGCACACAATTAAGTGTTTTGCATAATTATGGTATTCACAAGTATCATTTTCCTGAAAAGAATAATGGGCTGCTTATCGATTTATCATACGCTTTATCGGGGCGTTTTGTAGCTGAAGAACACAACGTTTCAGAGGATGCAATTAGCGGCTGGATTGACACAAAAACTACATGTAGTAGAGGAATTTATCGGATTTATTACTATTTGCAGGTGCCAGATTGTAAAAGCATTACTTCAAATGGCGAACATAAAATACTTATTGAAGGCAATAATACGGCCGATCTTCTGGTAAAAATTGGCTTTTCTTCTGTTAATGTAGATTATGCTAAAGAAAGAATACGGAACAATAGCTTTGAGCAGGTTCGTTTGAGCGCGCAAGCCCAATGGAGTAAATTGCTGAACAGAATTCAGGTTTCGGGAGAGGACGATAGGGTCGACTTGTTTTATTCTTTATTGTACAGAGGCTTACAAGCTCCTTATTTGATTTCGGAAGAAGATGGTGTTTACACTGCTATTGATGGTTCTGTACAAAACTCTACCACTCCTGTATATAACGGCTGGGCCATTTGGGACAATTACCGCGAACAGTTGCCAATGTTGTCTTTATTTTATCCTGACGAATACAGTGGCATAGCCTGGTCGATTGCTAATTTGTATCCTTATGGAAAAGATAATTGGGCAACAAAACACGAACCATCTCCAACAGTGCGTACCGAGCATGCGATAGTTGTTTTGCTAGATGCCTGGGAAAAAGGTTACGATGTTCCGTTAGATGAAATTAAAGATTTTTTGCTTCACGAAGCGGAGCATTTGGATTATGAATCACCCGATAAAGCGCTTGAATCGAGTTATGATTGCTGGGCACTTTCCCGGATTTTAAGAATTACCGGAGACGATGCTCTTAGCGAAAAATATCGGCAAAAAGCTATGGAATACAAAAAGTATTGGTTAAAAGATTTTGCCGATTTAAGCCGGAATGACATTGACCGTATGCAGGCGCGTGGACTTTATCAGGGTACCATTTGGCAATACCGCTGGTTTGTACCTTTTGATGTTGAGGGACTTAAAAAACTGGCAGGTGGCGAAGATGCTTTTCTGGAACAGCTCGATCAGTTCTTTGACGAAAACAATTACAACCATGCCAATCAGCCCGATTTGCAGGTTCCCGGTTTGTACAATGCCACAAGCCAACCTTGGAAATCACAAAAACTTTTCAGGGATTTATTGCTTGATACCGTTGTTCAGTGCTATTTTAATAACAACAGCAAAGGTATTGATCCGTATGTTGGGCGCATTTACAAAAACCAACCTCGTGCCTATTTGCGCACCATGGACGATGATGCGGGTACAATGTCTTCGTGGTTTGTTTTGCGGAGTGTCGGGTTATCGGCCGCCAATGTTGGTGAGCCGATTTATTACCTTACAGCACCTATTTTCAAGGCGGTTAAATTAAATTGGGGAAATGGTAAAACTTTTACGATTAAAGTTGAGAATTACAATAAGGATCATTTCTATATAAAAAGTGTTGAACTGAATGGCGAAGCTCTAACCCGAAACTGGTTAACCCATCGGGAGATCGTGTCGGGGGGCGAATTGATAATCGAAACATCAGAAGTGCCAAATAAATCATGGGGAGTGGAATAACTTTCAGAATAGTTTTTTTAGAATTAGGTTTTAAAAATGATACTCAAAAAATATAAAATGGGAAGAATATTATTCGTACAAAATGTATTACGGCTTAGCAGAGCAATCTTGCTATTATTATTGACTTGTTTAACATTAACAAGCGTTTCTGGTCAGGATGGAGGTTTGATAGAGCATGTCAATCCTCTAATGGGAACAGATTCTAATTCAAAATTATCTAATGGAAACACTTATCCTGCCATTGCTTTGCCTTGGGGAATGAATTTTTGGACGCCTCAAACCAACAAGATGGGACATGGTTGGGTTTATGGTTACGACGATATCAAAATTCAGGGATTTAAACAAACTCATCAACCCAGTCCGTGGATTAATGATTACGGTCAGTTTTCTCTTTTCCCCTTAACGGGCGATTTGAAAATTGCCGGAGAAGAACGCGCAAGTTGGTTTTCGCACAAAGCGGAAACGGCTAAGCCTAACTTTTATAAAGTGTATTTGGCAGACTACGATGTGACGACAGAGATTACTCCTACCGAACGTGCAGCAATGTTTCGTTTTACCTTTCCTGAAAATGAGCAGTCGTATGTTTTGGTCGATGCTTTCGACCGTGGTTCCTACGTGAAAATTATTCCTTCAGAAAATAAAATTATCGGATATACTACTCGTAACAGCGGGGGAGTGCCCGAGAATTTTAAAAACTACTTTGTGATTGTTTTTGATAAAAGTTTTACTAAAAGTAATGTTTGGAGTAAAGACCATATTATTGAAGGGAAAACGGAGTTGGAGGATGACCATGTGGGAGCTGCACTTCAATTTAAAACTAGAAGAGGGGAGCAAATTCATGCTTGGGTAGCTTCTTCTTTTATTAGTTACGAACAGGCTGAGCGAAATTTACAAGAATTGGGAACTGATTCTTTTGATCAGGTAAAATCTAAAGGGGCAGATATTTGGAATAAAGAACTCTCGCGTATTACAGTTGAAGGTGGTTCGGCTGATCAAATAGAAACTTTTTACTCCTGTCTGTACCGTGTATTGCTTTTCCCTCGTAAGTTTTACGAATATGATGAGAATGGAGATGTTGTCCATTACAGCCCATATAATGGGAAAGTACTACCGGGTTATATGTTTACTGATAACGGTTTCTGGGATACCTTTCGGGCAGTA
The DNA window shown above is from uncultured Sunxiuqinia sp. and carries:
- a CDS encoding glycoside hydrolase domain-containing protein, producing the protein MKQFSAILFVTGLFAALVGCSLSANTKQVSQQNEDVTQSVNVFLGSSGDHGQMSPSASYPFSMLSIGPVTNPHTHTGYEYYAKEFRGFVHTHLEGVGCTGSGGNILIKPILNGNEQTELTKENQHAEPGYYEVNFTNGISTQLSVLHNYGIHKYHFPEKNNGLLIDLSYALSGRFVAEEHNVSEDAISGWIDTKTTCSRGIYRIYYYLQVPDCKSITSNGEHKILIEGNNTADLLVKIGFSSVNVDYAKERIRNNSFEQVRLSAQAQWSKLLNRIQVSGEDDRVDLFYSLLYRGLQAPYLISEEDGVYTAIDGSVQNSTTPVYNGWAIWDNYREQLPMLSLFYPDEYSGIAWSIANLYPYGKDNWATKHEPSPTVRTEHAIVVLLDAWEKGYDVPLDEIKDFLLHEAEHLDYESPDKALESSYDCWALSRILRITGDDALSEKYRQKAMEYKKYWLKDFADLSRNDIDRMQARGLYQGTIWQYRWFVPFDVEGLKKLAGGEDAFLEQLDQFFDENNYNHANQPDLQVPGLYNATSQPWKSQKLFRDLLLDTVVQCYFNNNSKGIDPYVGRIYKNQPRAYLRTMDDDAGTMSSWFVLRSVGLSAANVGEPIYYLTAPIFKAVKLNWGNGKTFTIKVENYNKDHFYIKSVELNGEALTRNWLTHREIVSGGELIIETSEVPNKSWGVE
- a CDS encoding glycoside hydrolase domain-containing protein codes for the protein MKNKYIQWATLNGEELDTLWITHQDIESGGKLVLKMGPKANRNWGI